In Schizosaccharomyces osmophilus chromosome 2, complete sequence, the following proteins share a genomic window:
- the hxk2 gene encoding hexokinase 2, translated as MEANLEQAVKKLISDFECPTDALKHAMEDFDELRRKGLEKDDEMLAMAPAYISSVPTGEETGDFLALDLGGTNLRVCWVRLLGEGKYEMKQSKATLPREIVRNESAQPLVDFICDHIELFINENFPEKVGVPEKEFLPMGFTFSYPMSQRSIVDTTLIRWTKGFNIPEAIGLDFGSTLTQGMKDRKLPVVIEAVINDTVGTLVTRAYTSNAYNTIMGVIFGTGSNGAYIENSSDIPKLNDAGNKEKMLINIEWGASSFKSLPATRYDLLLDHDTPNPGRQMFEKRVSGMYLGELFRRALFHLIKVYNFNNGIIPPSVTDSWSLETSVLSRIVVNRSAENIKEVLRPYGIRFRDDSEALLIYDVAYCIGRRSARISSVPIASLYLTTGHAGKKADIGVDGSLVEHYPNFVGMLRDALKDVLGEDEKNISIGIAKDGSGIGAALCALQAVKEK; from the coding sequence atgGAAGCAAATCTTGAACAAGCTGTCAAGAAGCTGATCAGCGACTTTGAATGCCCCACAGATGCTTTAAAGCATGCTATGGAAGATTTCGATGAACTTCGCAGAAAGGGTCTTGAAAAGGACGACGAAATGCTTGCCATGGCACCTGCCTACATCAGCAGTGTTCCCACTGGTGAAGAAACGGGTGACTTTTTGGCCCTTGACTTGGGTGGTACCAACTTGCGTGTCTGTTGGGTTCGTCTTCTCGGTGAAGGCAAGTATGAGATGAAGCAAAGCAAGGCTACTTTGCCCAGAGAAATCGTTCGTAACGAGTCTGCTCAACCTTTGGTTGACTTCATCTGCGACCACATCGAACTTTTCATCAACGAAAACTTCCCCGAAAAGGTCGGTGTCCCCGAAAAGGAATTCCTTCCCATGGGTTTCACCTTCTCCTACCCCATGAGCCAACGTTCCATCGTTGACACCACCCTTATTCGCTGGACCAAGGGCTTCAACATCCCTGAAGCCATCGGCCTCGACTTTGGTTCCACTTTGACCCAAGGTATGAAGGACCGCAAGCTTCCTGTTGTCATCGAAGCCGTTATCAACGATACTGTCGGTACCCTCGTTACCCGTGCTTATACTTCCAATGCCTACAACACCATCATGGGTGTTATTTTCGGTACTGGTTCCAACGGTGCCTACATCGAAAACTCCTCCGACATCCCTAAGCTCAACGACGCCGgcaacaaagaaaagatgctCATCAACATCGAATGGGGAGCCAGTAGCTTCAAGAGCCTTCCCGCTACCCGTTACGACTTGCTCCTCGATCACGATACTCCTAACCCTGGCCGTCAAATGTTTGAGAAGCGTGTCTCTGGTATGTATTTGGGTGAGCTCTTCCGTCGTGCCTTGTTCCATTTGATCAAGGTTTACAACTTTAACAACGGTATCATCCCTCCCTCCGTCACCGACTCTTGGTCCCTTGAGACCTCCGTGCTTTCTCGCATCGTCGTCAACCGTTCCGCCGAAAACATCAAGGAAGTCCTTCGTCCCTACGGCATCCGCTTCCGCGACGACAGCGAAGCTTTGCTTATCTATGATGTTGCTTACTGTATTGGCCGTCGCTCTGCCCGTATCTCTTCCGTTCCCATTGCTTCCCTTTACCTTACTACTGGCCATGCCGGTAAGAAGGCCGATATCGGTGTTGACGGCTCCTTGGTCGAGCACTACCCCAACTTCGTCGGCATGCTCCGTGATGCTTTGAAGGATGTGCTTGGTGAAGATGAGAAGAACATTAGCATTGGCATTGCTAAGGACGGTAGTGGTATTGGTGCTGCTCTTTGTGCTTTACAAGCTGTTaaggaaaagtaa
- the stg1 gene encoding SM22/transgelin-like actin modulating protein Stg1, with the protein MSKELEQEAREWIEETLRITLNANEELLEQLRSGVLLCQICKEVLEGNIRFKDSKMPFVQMENISTFINFAQQVVGVPSQDMFQTADLFERRNDEQVLRAIHSFSRYAAKKFPNKVHGLGPKLAEKKPRTFSPQQQRVLREGTHSLQYGSYDGPTQGSEKITFSSRRDPTGNMY; encoded by the coding sequence ATGTCCAAGGAACTAGAGCAGGAGGCTCGCGAATGGATTGAGGAAACTCTACGTATAACGTTGAATGCAAACGAAGAGCTGTTAGAACAATTACGGTCAGGAGTATTGCTGTGTCAGATCTGCAAGGAAGTATTGGAGGGGAACATTCGCTTTAAAGATTCCAAGATGCCTTTTGTGCAAATGGAAAACATTTCGACATTTATCAATTTTGCTCAGCAAGTGGTTGGAGTGCCCTCGCAAGATATGTTTCAAACAGCGGACTTGTTTGAACGGCGAAACGATGAACAAGTGTTGCGAGCGATTCACTCGTTTTCTCGGTATGCAGCGAAGAAATTTCCCAACAAAGTACATGGGCTAGGACCAAAGCTAGCAGAGAAAAAGCCTCGTACGTTTTCGCCGCAGCAGCAACGAGTTCTTCGAGAAGGAACCCATAGTCTCCAGTATGGTAGCTATGACGGGCCTACTCAGGGAAGCGAAAAGattacattttcttctagGAGAGATCCTACAGGGAACATGTACTAA
- the sea2 gene encoding GATOR2-SEACAT complex WD repeat subunit Sea2: MSKSSFSSKPAITYSKVAATYSSRTQKPIFDYQDWALQTQGSVNSLSPSPDFTKFAIAGRELLEILALNPNPTRTPIRIKNFSSGNTHEKNTSCNDVKWGNTFSENYLFTCSPLGDLNVWDIDSSQNISKFTDHSRAIHSIDISKFHSSYVLTASQDGLTKLWDFREPHSAQTFRGNSEAARDVAFSPSEINEFVVAYDNGTVQKWDLRYSKSPSLKLSAHNGVALCIDYTPNGSLLASCGRDKSIRIWDISNNQRKAFSTINTIAPVNLVRWEPSEANNATCRLASSSLVGDDTINLWDVPRPYIPHRSLNHHENNVTALQWISPNVLLSSSRDGVLSQSRPNDAISYIDLMPSSAVSWSTNGLIAFSSNSKKSFNSRPQVHRTPSRESNISSLKTALHAKQEPHLSKQNSGNFSELSSSQDNIQLSTASLFHNTCHQFVQLAKSYQLAGEISTACQQNAKLACHFGAYEAQAMWDFLFFSSLSPSHREHFLSMDDYEFSLSDENHSISTKNKSEKSQHSSAESEALSDDFFESLLSSSSLSSSILSVDYEDNLDKAVSQSLNQRTELGTSTNSRKDGIPSFQGGRNSISSLHFFDSVASNVSAHSQYDMPNSLHQGSITSASNKSRDYGTSLGSLSNRTSIFHEQFSFGAEEQPPTDLMDVVTSSIVQCIDESDVQTGASVYLLFSAFPINIPRPQLDDLIDSYVGLLRRMGMFCEASYVVKHSSQVVKYKYSANRDLSFGYRSNSKAFTKNVYSKLERCCFCELPLNGIITSCHGCGHLGHESCLRDWFFNESAEEGLLCPVPGCGQVCLG; encoded by the coding sequence ATGTccaaaagttctttttcctcCAAACCAGCAATCACATATTCCAAAGTCGCTGCAACCTATTCGTCTAGGACACAGAAACCTATCTTCGATTACCAAGATTGGGCTCTTCAAACTCAAGGAAGTGTAAACTCGCTATCACCTAGTCCCGACTTTACAAAATTTGCAATTGCTGGCCGCGAACTCTTGGAAATTCTCGCCCTCAACCCAAATCCCACCAGAACTCCTATTCgaatcaaaaacttttcttccGGAAATACCCACGAAAAGAACACCTCCTGCAACGATGTCAAATGGGGAAACACGTTTTCCGAaaactatttatttacttgcTCCCCTTTAGGTGACCTAAATGTTTGGGATATTGATTCTTCCCAAAACATTTCCAAATTCACTGATCATTCAAGAGCCATTCATAGTATCGACATCTCCAAATTCCATTCTTCATACGTTCTAACTGCGTCGCAGGACGGCCTTACGAAGTTGTGGGATTTTCGTGAACCTCACTCCGCCCAAACGTTCCGGGGCAATTCAGAAGCCGCCAGAGATGTCGCATTCTCTCCTTCTGAAATCAATGAATTCGTCGTTGCCTATGATAACGGTACTGTCCAAAAATGGGATTTGCGTTATAGTAAAAGTCCTTCTCTAAAGCTTTCGGCTCATAATGGAGTTGCATTGTGTATTGATTATACTCCTAATGGCTCCCTACTCGCTTCTTGTGGACGAGACAAATCAATCCGAATTTGGGACATCAGCAATAATCAACGCAAAGCGTTTTCTACCATTAACACAATTGCTCCTGTAAACCTTGTTCGTTGGGAGCCGTCCGAGGCGAACAATGCTACCTGTAGGCTGGCCAGCTCTTCCCTTGTGGGTGATGATACTATAAACCTTTGGGATGTTCCCCGGCCCTATATTCCTCACCGCAGCCTCAACCATCATGAAAATAACGTAACAGCTTTGCAATGGATCTCTCCCAATGTCCTTTTGTCATCCAGCCGTGATGGAGTCCTTTCACAGTCTCGTCCAAACGATGCGATTAGCTACATAGATTTAATGCCCTCCTCTGCTGTGTCATGGTCTACAAACGGtttgattgctttttcttctaataGCAAAAAGAGTTTTAACAGTCGTCCCCAGGTTCATCGAACTCCTTCTCGTGAAAGTAATATAAGTTCTTTGAAGACTGCACTACATGCAAAGCAGGAACCGCACTTGTCGAAACAGAATTCCGGTAATTTTTCTgaactttcttcttctcaaGATAATATCCAGCTGAGCACagcttctttatttcataATACTTGTCACCAGTTTGTCCAGCTTGCAAAGTCGTATCAGCTTGCTGGCGAAATCAGTACTGCATGTCAACAGAATGCCAAACTTGCTTGTCATTTCGGTGCCTATGAAGCTCAGGCTATGTGGGAtttcttattcttttcttcacttAGTCCAAGTCATAGAGAACATTTCTTATCAATGGACGACTATGAGTTTTCGCTCTCTGATGAAAATCATTctatttcaacaaaaaataagtcAGAGAAGAGTCAACACTCTTCAGCTGAGTCTGAAGCACTCTCTGATGACTTCTTTGAATCATTACTATCCAGTTCATCTCTCAGTTCATCAATACTGTCGGTGGATTACGAGGATAACCTAGATAAGGCTGTGTCACAAAGCTTAAATCAAAGAACGGAACTTGGAACATCCACGAATTCTCGCAAAGATGGAATACCATCTTTCCAAGGAGGTAGAAATAGTATCTCCTCAttacatttttttgattcgGTTGCTTCTAACGTTTCTGCTCATTCCCAGTACGATATGCCAAATTCTTTACACCAGGGCTCTATAACCTCCGCTTCAAACAAATCCCGGGATTATGGTACAAGTCTTGGAAGTTTGTCTAATCGCACTTCTATTTTTCATGAACAGTTCTCTTTTGGTGCCGAAGAGCAACCTCCTACAGATTTGATGGATGTGGTGACTTCGTCTATCGTACAATGCATCGACGAGTCAGATGTACAGACTGGTGCTTCGGTGTATTTGTTGTTTTCCGCGTTTCCTATCAACATCCCCCGTCCTCAATTGGATGATTTGATAGATAGTTATGTGGGCCTTTTACGGCGTATGGGAATGTTTTGTGAAGCATCATACGTCGTTAAACATTCCTCGCAAGTTgttaaatataaatattcaGCAAATCGCGATTTGTCATTCGGTTACAGGTCGAATTCAAAGgcttttacgaaaaatgTATATTCAAAGCTTGAGAGATGCTGTTTTTGTGAGTTACCTTTGAACGGTATTATCACTTCATGTCATGGTTGTGGACATTTGGGTCATGAAAGTTGTTTGAGGGATTggttttttaatgaatctGCTGAAGAAGGTTTGCTATGTCCTGTTCCCGGTTGTGGACAAGTATGCTTAGGATAA